From Desmodus rotundus isolate HL8 chromosome 12, HLdesRot8A.1, whole genome shotgun sequence, one genomic window encodes:
- the GNAT2 gene encoding guanine nucleotide-binding protein G(t) subunit alpha-2 isoform X1, producing MGQSHCVTRRSCCTKRPIGNPRREAEGPGGSSPGGDSGKMGSGISAEDKELAKRSKELERKLQEDADQEAKTVKLLLLGAGESGKSTIVKQMKIIHQDGYSPEECLEYKSVIYGNVLQAVLAIIRAMSTLGINYAEPSRADDGRQLSHLADSIEEGTMPPELVAVIRRLWQDGGVQACVDRAAEYQLNDSASYYLNQLDRITAPSYLPSEQDVLRSRVKTTGIVETKFCVKDLNFRMFDVGGQRSERKKWIHCFEGVTCIIFCAALSAYDMVLVEDDEVNRMHESLHLFNSICNHKFFAATSIVLFLNKKDLFEEKIKKVHLSLCFPEYDGNNSYEDAGNYIKSQFLDLNMRKDVKEIYSHMTCATDTQNVKFVFDAVTDIIIKENLKDCGLF from the exons ATAGGAAACCCTAGAAGAGAAGCAGAAGGGCCTGGAGGAAGCAGcccaggaggggacagtggaaagaTGGGGAGTGGGATCAGCGCTGAGGACAAGGAGCTGGCCAAGCGGTCCAAGGAGCTAGAAAGGAAGCTGCAGGAGGATGCTGACCAGGAAGCCAAGACtgtgaagctgctgctgctgg GCGCTGGGGAGTCAGGGAAGAGCACCATCGTCAAGCAGATGAA GATCATCCACCAGGATGGCTACTCCCCAGAAGAGTGCCTGGAGTACAAGTCCGTCATCTACGGCAACGTGCTGCAGGCTGTGCTGGCCATCATCCGGGCCATGTCCACACTGGGCATCAACTATGCCGAGCCCAGCCGTGCG GATGATGGGCGGCAGCTCAGCCACCTGGCCGACTCCATAGAGGAGGGCACCATGCCCCCCGAGCTGGTGGCAGTCATCAGGAGGCTGTGGCAGGACGGCGGGGTGCAAGCCTGCGTCGACAGGGCTGCGGAGTACCAGCTCAACGACTCGGCGTCTTA CTACCTGAACCAGCTAGACCGGATTACGGCCCCCAGCTACCTCCCCAGTGAGCAAGATGTGCTACGGTCCAGAGTCAAAACCACAGGCATCGTTGAGACCAAGTTTTGCGTCAAAGACTTGAACTTCAG GATGTTTGATGTGGGAGGGCAGAGATCAGAGCGAAAGAAGTGGATCCACTGCTTCGAGGGAGTCACCTGCATCATCTTCTGTGCGGCCCTCAGCGCCTACGATATGGTGCTGGTGGAAGATGACGAAGTG AACCGCATGCATGAGTCGCTGCACCTGTTCAACAGCATATGCAACCACAAGTTCTTTGCGGCTACTTCCATTGTCCTCTTTCTCAACAAGAAGGACCTCTTTgaggaaaaaatcaagaaagtcCATCTCAGCCTCTGTTTTCCGGAGTATGATG GAAACAACTCTTATGAGGACGCAGGGAATTACATCAAGAGTCAGTTCCTTGACCTCAACATGAGAAAAGATGTCAAAGAGATCTACAGTCACATGACCTGTGCCACAGACACGCAAAATGTCAAGTTCGTGTTTGACGCAGTTACAGATATCATCATCAAAGAAAACCTCAAGGACTGCGGGCTCTTCTGA
- the GNAT2 gene encoding guanine nucleotide-binding protein G(t) subunit alpha-2 isoform X2, with product MKIIHQDGYSPEECLEYKSVIYGNVLQAVLAIIRAMSTLGINYAEPSRADDGRQLSHLADSIEEGTMPPELVAVIRRLWQDGGVQACVDRAAEYQLNDSASYYLNQLDRITAPSYLPSEQDVLRSRVKTTGIVETKFCVKDLNFRMFDVGGQRSERKKWIHCFEGVTCIIFCAALSAYDMVLVEDDEVNRMHESLHLFNSICNHKFFAATSIVLFLNKKDLFEEKIKKVHLSLCFPEYDGNNSYEDAGNYIKSQFLDLNMRKDVKEIYSHMTCATDTQNVKFVFDAVTDIIIKENLKDCGLF from the exons ATGAA GATCATCCACCAGGATGGCTACTCCCCAGAAGAGTGCCTGGAGTACAAGTCCGTCATCTACGGCAACGTGCTGCAGGCTGTGCTGGCCATCATCCGGGCCATGTCCACACTGGGCATCAACTATGCCGAGCCCAGCCGTGCG GATGATGGGCGGCAGCTCAGCCACCTGGCCGACTCCATAGAGGAGGGCACCATGCCCCCCGAGCTGGTGGCAGTCATCAGGAGGCTGTGGCAGGACGGCGGGGTGCAAGCCTGCGTCGACAGGGCTGCGGAGTACCAGCTCAACGACTCGGCGTCTTA CTACCTGAACCAGCTAGACCGGATTACGGCCCCCAGCTACCTCCCCAGTGAGCAAGATGTGCTACGGTCCAGAGTCAAAACCACAGGCATCGTTGAGACCAAGTTTTGCGTCAAAGACTTGAACTTCAG GATGTTTGATGTGGGAGGGCAGAGATCAGAGCGAAAGAAGTGGATCCACTGCTTCGAGGGAGTCACCTGCATCATCTTCTGTGCGGCCCTCAGCGCCTACGATATGGTGCTGGTGGAAGATGACGAAGTG AACCGCATGCATGAGTCGCTGCACCTGTTCAACAGCATATGCAACCACAAGTTCTTTGCGGCTACTTCCATTGTCCTCTTTCTCAACAAGAAGGACCTCTTTgaggaaaaaatcaagaaagtcCATCTCAGCCTCTGTTTTCCGGAGTATGATG GAAACAACTCTTATGAGGACGCAGGGAATTACATCAAGAGTCAGTTCCTTGACCTCAACATGAGAAAAGATGTCAAAGAGATCTACAGTCACATGACCTGTGCCACAGACACGCAAAATGTCAAGTTCGTGTTTGACGCAGTTACAGATATCATCATCAAAGAAAACCTCAAGGACTGCGGGCTCTTCTGA